In a single window of the Nicotiana tomentosiformis chromosome 8, ASM39032v3, whole genome shotgun sequence genome:
- the LOC104116904 gene encoding AT-hook motif nuclear-localized protein 1-like — MEGVTVVGSDAPSDYHVAARTTDNNPNPQQQQIISTTTQAAVTTTTAAAAHVKKKRGRPRKYAPDGSVNVTNSNNVLSPKPISSSAPSPVIDFSSEKRGKVRPVGLVSTIKPHHHQPKVDLATPGEWVSCSVGANFTPHIITVNTGEDVTMKVISFSQQGPRAICILSANGVISSVTLRQPDSSGGTLTYEGRFEILSLTGSFMPSETGGMRNRSGGMSVSLASPDGRVVGGGVAGLLVAASPVQIVIGSFLAGDQHEQRTKKNKSDSIVAAVPLSTTEMDDHPFHSSVKQTVPNSSSFRADNWSALAPDSRNKPAEINVTTQPA, encoded by the exons ATGGAGGGAGTTACAGTAGTGGGATCAGATGCACCATCAGATTACCATGTGGCAGCACGGACCACTGATAATAATCCTAATCCTCAGCAGCAGCAGATTATTAGTACAACAACACAAGCAGCAgttacaacaacaacagcagcagcagCTCATGTGAAGAAGAAGAGAGGTAGACCAAGAAAATATGCACCTGATGGGTCTGTAAATGTAACTAATAGTAATAATGTTTTATCTCCAAAGCCAATTTCATCATCTGCACCGTCGCCGGTGATTGATTTTTCGTCGGAGAAACGGGGGAAAGTCCGGCCTGTTGGGTTAGTTAGTACTATTAAACCCCATCATCATCAGCCTAAAGTTGATTTAGCCACTCCAG GTGAATGGGTTTCATGCTCTGTTGGTGCCAATTTTACACCTCATATTATTACTGTAAATACTGGAGAG GATGTCACCATGAAGGTTATATCATTCTCTCAACAAGGGCCTAGAGCAATATGCATTCTTTCAGCAAATGGTGTAATTTCAAGCGTTACACTTCGTCAACCAGATTCCTCTGGTGGCACATTGACGTATGAG GGCCGGTTTGAGATACTGTCTTTGACTGGATCGTTTATGCCATCAGAGACTGGAGGAATGAGAAACAGATCTGGCGGAATGAGTGTTTCTCTAGCAAGCCCTGACGGACGTGTTGTTGGGGGTGGAGTTGCTGGTTTATTAGTAGCTGCCAGTCCTGTGCAG ATTGTCATAGGCAGCTTTCTTGCTGGAGACCAGCATGAGCAGAGGACCAAGAAAAACAAATCGGATTCCATTGTCGCTGCTGTTCCTCTATCGACTACAGAGATGGATGACCACCCTTTTCACTCTTCAGTAAAACAAACTGTTCCAAATTCCTCTTCGTTCCGTGCAGATAATTGGTCAGCTTTGGCCCCTGATTCGAGGAATAAGCCAGCTGAAATAAATGTAACTACTCAACCTGCATAA